The Osmia bicornis bicornis chromosome 9, iOsmBic2.1, whole genome shotgun sequence genome has a segment encoding these proteins:
- the LOC114878297 gene encoding chymotrypsin inhibitor-like → MKFIMFRFVLLLVLLAAAYAADETQHDCGINAKWDLCGGMCEPTCDNPEPNPLLCPGIQCTKLTAKCRCEKGYVKSESKGCVLLKDC, encoded by the exons atgaaattcatcATGTTCCGATTCGTCCTCCTGTTAGTGCTCCTTGCTGCCGCATACGCTGCTG ATGAAACTCAGCACGATTGCGGAATAAACGCAAAATGGGACCTTTGCGGAGGCATGTGCGAACCGACTTGCGACAATCCAGAACCAAATCCCCTATTGTGCCCAGGCATC CAATGCACCAAACTAACGGCTAAGTGCAGATGTGAAAAAGGCTATGTCAAATCCGAGTCTAAAGGATGTGTCTTACTGAAAGATTGTTAG